In Methanonatronarchaeum sp. AMET-Sl, one genomic interval encodes:
- the thrH gene encoding bifunctional phosphoserine phosphatase/homoserine phosphotransferase ThrH, whose amino-acid sequence MNIICLDLESILIPEIWEEVAEETNIKELELTTRDIEDYDELMAHRYQVLKENDIDIEYIKEVIQNIHPLEGAPEFVKWARQKAQVAILTDSFYEFINPIMKEFNKPMVFARTLHWNEKGYLNGYTPPKNIDIKLTAIKTFNKINLNTIAVGDSFNDLTMLRQANKGYLYKPSQDVKQNVKDIEKKQNYEELKQAIKKEL is encoded by the coding sequence ATGAACATAATATGCCTAGACCTCGAAAGCATACTAATCCCAGAAATCTGGGAAGAAGTCGCAGAAGAAACCAACATCAAAGAACTAGAATTAACAACAAGAGACATAGAAGACTACGACGAATTAATGGCCCACAGATACCAAGTATTAAAAGAAAACGACATAGACATCGAATACATAAAAGAAGTAATCCAAAATATACATCCACTAGAAGGAGCACCAGAATTCGTCAAATGGGCAAGACAAAAAGCACAAGTAGCCATATTAACAGACTCCTTCTACGAATTCATAAACCCAATAATGAAAGAATTCAATAAACCAATGGTATTCGCCCGAACCCTACATTGGAACGAAAAAGGATACCTAAACGGATACACCCCACCAAAAAACATAGACATAAAACTAACCGCAATAAAAACATTTAACAAAATCAACCTAAACACAATAGCCGTCGGAGACAGCTTCAACGACCTAACAATGCTAAGACAAGCAAACAAAGGATACCTATACAAACCATCACAAGACGTAAAACAAAACGTAAAAGACATAGAAAAAAAACAAAACTACGAAGAACTAAAACAAGCAATAAAAAAAGAACTATAA
- a CDS encoding LysE family transporter, with protein sequence MIADQLLSLTGGLLLGLSLAAPPGPINAVIAEESVFKGWSAGFKAGLGALSADLLFLILAFIGATTIIYNSNILRATIMAFGGIIMIYIAYGTYKQTTKQTTTPNTKGKGIYKTFTLSLTNPYQIIWWLTVGITILQTGNIDILGINFQTGSLLLLAGFFIGILIWITTFPAIMKIGAEKSKKFQTTTGYLSAITLLAFGIIFLYSSTNLII encoded by the coding sequence ATGATAGCAGACCAACTACTCTCCCTAACAGGAGGGTTATTACTAGGACTCTCACTAGCAGCTCCACCAGGACCAATAAACGCAGTAATCGCAGAAGAAAGTGTATTTAAAGGATGGAGCGCTGGATTCAAAGCCGGATTAGGTGCCTTATCAGCAGACCTATTATTCTTAATACTAGCATTCATAGGCGCAACAACAATAATATATAATTCAAACATCCTCCGAGCAACAATAATGGCCTTCGGAGGAATAATAATGATCTACATAGCATACGGAACATACAAACAAACCACAAAACAAACCACAACCCCAAACACCAAAGGTAAAGGTATATACAAAACATTCACACTCTCCCTAACAAACCCATATCAAATAATATGGTGGCTGACAGTAGGAATAACAATACTGCAAACAGGAAACATAGACATACTTGGAATAAACTTCCAAACAGGAAGCCTATTACTACTAGCAGGATTCTTCATAGGAATACTAATTTGGATAACAACCTTTCCAGCAATAATGAAAATCGGGGCAGAAAAAAGCAAAAAATTCCAAACAACAACCGGATACCTAAGCGCTATAACACTCCTAGCATTCGGAATAATCTTTCTATACAGCTCAACAAACCTCATAATATAA
- a CDS encoding type IV pilin N-terminal domain-containing protein, giving the protein MIFDSLVRFVGDEDGVSPVIGEILMVAIVVLMAGIVAAFVFGVVSVPSLTPQASIVVDDVSFENEDCSITLLHKGGSSLDVDDTRVIVSDLDDGEVLFSMFLGDVDGVSGEWLVGERISFVCGENDFEGEVEVRVVDEPSGGTISVDVVMID; this is encoded by the coding sequence TTGATTTTTGATAGTTTGGTTAGGTTTGTTGGTGATGAAGATGGTGTGAGTCCGGTTATTGGTGAGATTTTGATGGTTGCGATTGTTGTTTTGATGGCTGGAATTGTTGCTGCTTTTGTTTTTGGGGTTGTTAGTGTTCCATCTCTTACTCCCCAGGCATCGATAGTTGTTGATGATGTTTCTTTTGAGAATGAGGATTGTTCTATTACTTTGTTGCATAAAGGTGGTAGTTCTTTAGATGTGGATGATACTAGGGTTATTGTTAGTGATTTAGATGATGGTGAAGTATTGTTTTCTATGTTTTTGGGTGATGTGGATGGTGTGAGTGGTGAATGGTTGGTTGGTGAGAGAATTAGTTTTGTATGTGGTGAAAATGATTTTGAGGGAGAGGTTGAGGTTAGGGTGGTTGATGAGCCTTCTGGTGGTACTATTAGTGTGGATGTTGTTATGATTGATTGA
- a CDS encoding F420-dependent methylenetetrahydromethanopterin dehydrogenase has protein sequence MLVGIGKFGFIGSSFVDALLDERADRDDVDVRVVGSGSKMRVEDCVSVMESLLEFDLDFLILVSPNPGMPGPSRARELAVGSGVPCLVISDHLGVGSKDVVEECGFGYIYVKGDPLIGARREFLDSVEMADFNSNVLKILSLCGSFRKLQIEVDRFLGSDPGDPYLPRCIITPEKAVENEFSNPYAASKAIAALEIADRVAEINHKVCFQIDDRERYVRLASSSHEMLRKAASLAEEAREIEKNNNSVRRTPHLSSGDWVEKKGLFEDL, from the coding sequence ATGTTGGTTGGAATTGGTAAGTTTGGTTTTATTGGGTCTTCGTTTGTTGACGCTTTGTTGGATGAGAGGGCGGATCGTGATGATGTTGATGTTAGGGTTGTTGGGTCGGGCTCTAAGATGCGGGTAGAGGATTGTGTTTCGGTTATGGAGTCTTTGTTGGAGTTTGATTTGGATTTTCTTATTTTGGTTTCGCCTAATCCTGGGATGCCTGGTCCGAGTAGGGCTCGTGAGCTTGCTGTTGGTAGTGGGGTTCCTTGTTTGGTTATTAGTGATCATTTGGGTGTTGGTAGTAAGGATGTTGTTGAAGAGTGTGGTTTTGGTTATATTTATGTTAAGGGGGATCCTTTGATTGGTGCGCGGAGAGAGTTTTTGGATTCTGTTGAGATGGCTGATTTCAATTCTAATGTTTTGAAGATTTTGTCTTTGTGTGGTTCTTTTCGTAAGCTGCAGATTGAGGTTGATAGGTTTTTAGGTTCAGATCCTGGAGATCCATATCTTCCCCGTTGTATTATTACTCCTGAGAAGGCTGTGGAGAATGAGTTTTCTAATCCATATGCTGCTTCTAAAGCTATTGCTGCTTTGGAGATTGCGGATAGGGTTGCTGAGATAAATCATAAGGTTTGTTTTCAAATTGATGATCGTGAGAGGTATGTTCGGTTGGCATCAAGTTCGCATGAGATGTTGAGGAAGGCTGCTTCGCTGGCTGAGGAAGCTAGGGAGATTGAGAAAAATAATAACTCGGTTAGGAGAACTCCGCATCTCTCTAGTGGGGATTGGGTTGAGAAGAAGGGTCTATTTGAAGACCTTTAA
- a CDS encoding type II CAAX endopeptidase family protein: MSFETGKSKWLTLALNIISIVLGLFFLYLFFNFLSIYLLEIQIFPDIDYSFPYMAITSSIISLLFAFFVFAFVLRPNKITDKIEKWSQLDLTQYIDGVMLMLLALTIWFIFGNSISDGILAFELRNIVGMEITELFNLTTQSLILNSILMFIPFVLIPILWVKFINQGNYKKYLGLHKEKLTKNILLGIVFAAISLIIAFLLSEILINFLGIEEQNVLLEEIVGFGPIMALIISLSAGISEEIFFRGYLQTRIGLIPAAALFALVHASYGVIIQIIGPFIMGLLIGYLYLKTNSVIGPIVAHTLYNLVVLLTAIYII, translated from the coding sequence ATGTCGTTCGAAACAGGCAAATCAAAATGGCTGACCCTCGCTTTGAACATAATATCAATAGTTTTAGGACTATTCTTTCTATACTTATTCTTCAACTTCCTAAGTATATACCTCCTTGAAATACAGATATTTCCAGACATAGATTACTCATTCCCATACATGGCAATAACATCCTCAATAATATCCCTACTATTCGCGTTTTTTGTATTTGCATTCGTTCTAAGACCCAACAAAATAACCGATAAAATAGAAAAATGGTCCCAACTCGACCTAACACAATACATAGACGGCGTAATGCTAATGCTATTAGCCCTAACAATATGGTTCATATTCGGCAACTCAATATCAGACGGTATACTCGCATTTGAACTAAGAAACATTGTAGGAATGGAAATAACCGAGCTATTCAATCTCACAACCCAATCACTAATACTAAATTCAATATTAATGTTTATACCATTCGTCTTAATACCAATACTTTGGGTCAAATTCATAAATCAAGGAAACTACAAAAAATATCTCGGCCTACACAAGGAAAAACTAACCAAAAACATACTCTTAGGCATAGTTTTCGCTGCAATATCACTAATAATAGCATTCCTATTAAGCGAAATACTAATAAACTTCCTTGGAATCGAAGAACAAAACGTCTTATTAGAAGAAATAGTCGGTTTCGGCCCAATAATGGCCCTAATTATATCACTATCAGCTGGAATATCAGAAGAAATATTCTTCCGAGGATACCTACAAACAAGAATCGGTTTAATTCCAGCCGCAGCATTATTCGCATTAGTACACGCCAGTTACGGAGTAATAATACAAATAATAGGCCCATTCATAATGGGACTGCTGATAGGATATTTATACCTAAAAACAAACAGCGTAATAGGCCCAATAGTCGCACACACACTATACAACCTAGTAGTACTACTAACAGCAATATACATAATCTGA
- a CDS encoding bifunctional phosphoglucose/phosphomannose isomerase produces the protein MLSREQIEQYDSEDMLKELEMFPDMCLKAYRDCELEVDLSNTKNIIVTGMGGSAIGGYMLKQLLRDISPIPIHINRDYDLPKFVDKETLLLTVSYSGNTKETLSSFKDGLKKGCKILCITSNGKLNKMAQKNKIKSYQPPKGLQPRAAFPYLFLPLLKTLQNSGLIEKNKIDDTINTLNQIKQKNKPENPIKKNTAKKIAKNLNNSIPVIYGYRNMEPVAYRWKCQINENSKKFSVFNRFPELNHNEVVGWSDPNTKNMSVCIIREQNEPKKANKLIKATKNTFSNAKQINEITAPGETPLTRMLTGVYIGDYVSIYLATLNKVNPTPVKPITQIKNNLKKMEEKRNE, from the coding sequence ATGTTAAAAGAACTTGAAATGTTCCCCGATATGTGTCTAAAAGCATACAGAGATTGTGAACTAGAAGTAGATCTATCAAACACCAAAAACATCATTGTAACCGGTATGGGTGGATCTGCAATCGGTGGATATATGCTAAAACAATTACTAAGAGACATATCCCCAATACCGATTCACATAAACAGAGATTACGATTTACCAAAATTCGTCGATAAAGAAACCTTGTTACTAACAGTTAGTTACTCAGGAAACACAAAGGAAACACTTTCATCATTCAAAGATGGCTTAAAAAAGGGATGTAAAATATTATGCATCACATCAAATGGAAAACTAAATAAAATGGCTCAAAAAAACAAAATCAAGAGTTATCAACCACCCAAAGGCTTACAGCCACGAGCGGCATTCCCCTACCTATTTCTACCCTTACTAAAAACACTACAAAACTCAGGTCTTATTGAAAAAAACAAAATAGATGACACCATAAACACATTAAATCAAATAAAACAAAAAAACAAGCCAGAAAACCCAATTAAAAAAAATACAGCCAAAAAAATAGCTAAAAACCTCAACAACTCAATCCCAGTAATCTATGGATATAGAAACATGGAGCCGGTTGCATACAGATGGAAATGCCAGATAAATGAAAACTCAAAAAAATTCTCAGTATTCAATAGATTTCCAGAACTAAACCACAACGAAGTAGTTGGATGGAGTGACCCAAACACTAAAAACATGTCAGTATGCATAATACGGGAACAAAACGAACCAAAAAAAGCCAACAAACTAATAAAAGCAACAAAAAATACATTTAGTAATGCCAAACAAATTAATGAAATAACAGCCCCTGGTGAAACACCATTAACAAGAATGCTAACCGGAGTATACATCGGTGACTACGTAAGCATATACCTAGCCACTCTAAACAAAGTAAACCCAACACCAGTAAAACCAATAACCCAAATAAAAAACAACTTAAAAAAAATGGAGGAAAAAAGAAATGAATAA
- a CDS encoding SipW-dependent-type signal peptide-containing protein, which translates to MILKKTLLSLILIGIISLSITGATYSFYSDTENSENIKLTAGTIDISAGIDLANLQNPLDITITKEINNEEKKWINTTIKNIGTNTANIYQTTQTQTTPTQVINYSLNITKYENNQQISQKQIENKTINEILNQNKYLETLQPNQYLKINHGFTTDTETTNNLNKLTLEITFTAKQTNTETTNKFYDNYNKLTIELNPTNNTTTNQEIDNTTTEQQIDNTTTNQEIDNTTTEQDNNTTTEQDNNTTNNQDNQEIDNTTTEQDNNTTNNQDNQEIDNTTTEQDNNTTNNQDNQEIDNTTTEQQIDNTTTEQQIDNTTNNQDNQEIDNTTTEQQIDNTTTEQQIDNTTNNQDNQEIDNTTTNQEIDNTTTEQQIDNTTNNQDNQEIDNTTTEGEKCETRDVEMAIC; encoded by the coding sequence ATGATACTTAAAAAAACTTTGCTCAGTCTAATATTAATAGGTATAATAAGTTTATCTATAACAGGGGCAACCTATTCTTTTTACTCAGACACAGAAAACTCTGAAAATATAAAACTAACAGCAGGAACAATTGACATATCAGCTGGAATAGACCTCGCAAATCTACAAAACCCACTAGACATAACAATAACAAAAGAAATCAACAATGAAGAAAAAAAATGGATAAACACCACAATTAAAAACATAGGCACAAACACAGCAAACATATACCAAACAACCCAAACCCAAACCACCCCAACACAAGTAATAAACTACTCCTTAAATATAACTAAATACGAAAACAACCAACAAATCAGCCAAAAACAAATAGAAAACAAAACAATCAACGAAATCCTAAACCAAAATAAATACCTCGAAACACTTCAACCAAACCAATACCTAAAAATCAACCATGGATTCACAACAGACACAGAAACAACCAACAACCTAAACAAATTAACACTAGAAATAACCTTTACAGCCAAACAAACAAACACAGAAACAACCAACAAATTCTACGACAACTACAACAAACTCACAATCGAACTAAACCCAACCAACAACACAACAACAAACCAAGAAATAGACAACACAACAACAGAACAACAAATAGACAACACAACAACAAACCAAGAAATAGACAACACAACAACAGAACAAGATAACAACACAACAACAGAACAAGATAACAACACAACCAATAACCAAGATAACCAAGAAATAGACAACACAACAACAGAACAAGATAACAACACAACCAATAACCAAGATAACCAAGAAATAGACAACACAACAACAGAACAAGATAACAACACAACCAATAACCAAGATAACCAAGAAATAGACAACACAACAACAGAACAACAAATAGACAACACAACAACAGAACAACAAATAGACAACACAACCAATAACCAAGATAACCAAGAAATAGACAACACAACAACAGAACAACAAATAGACAACACAACAACAGAACAACAAATAGACAACACAACCAATAACCAAGATAACCAAGAAATAGACAACACAACAACAAACCAAGAAATAGACAACACAACAACAGAACAACAAATAGACAACACAACCAATAACCAAGATAACCAAGAAATAGACAACACAACAACAGAGGGTGAAAAGTGTGAGACTCGAGATGTTGAAATGGCTATATGTTGA
- a CDS encoding DUF3243 family protein produces MKIKAEEKKCVNAFDYTGDWDSWLDRLHGGMKTAEKLGMSEERIQKIGKRLADHLSKSICASTPEEQLMKDLWNVASEEERKTMTAVFFKLLDKRGL; encoded by the coding sequence ATGAAAATTAAAGCTGAAGAAAAAAAATGTGTAAATGCGTTTGATTATACAGGTGATTGGGACTCATGGCTAGACCGACTTCATGGAGGAATGAAAACTGCAGAAAAACTCGGTATGTCCGAAGAAAGAATCCAAAAAATAGGCAAAAGACTAGCAGATCACCTCTCAAAAAGCATTTGTGCTTCAACTCCAGAAGAACAATTAATGAAAGACCTCTGGAACGTCGCAAGTGAAGAAGAACGAAAAACCATGACAGCCGTTTTCTTCAAACTTCTAGATAAAAGAGGGTTGTGA